In one window of Pseudomonas putida DNA:
- the ilvC gene encoding ketol-acid reductoisomerase: protein MKVFYDKDCDLSIIQGKKVAIIGYGSQGHAQACNLKDSGVDVTVGLRKGSATVAKAEAHGLKVADVATAVAAADLVMILTPDEFQGTLYKNEIEPNIKKGATLAFSHGFSIHYNQVVPRGDLDVIMIAPKAPGHTVRSEFVKGGGIPDLIAVYQDASGNAKNVALSYAAGVGGGRTGIIETTFKDETETDLFGEQAVLCGGTVELVKAGFETLVEAGYAPEMAYFECLHELKLIVDLMYEGGIANMNYSISNNAEYGEYVTGPEVINEESRKAMRNALKRIQDGEYAKMFISEGATNYPSMTAKRRNNAAHGIEIIGEQLRSMMPWISANKIVDKTKN, encoded by the coding sequence ATGAAAGTGTTCTACGACAAAGACTGCGACCTCTCCATCATCCAGGGCAAGAAAGTCGCCATCATCGGTTACGGCTCCCAGGGTCACGCCCAGGCGTGCAACCTGAAAGACTCCGGTGTAGACGTTACCGTCGGTCTGCGTAAAGGTTCGGCTACCGTTGCCAAGGCAGAAGCCCACGGCCTGAAAGTCGCTGACGTCGCCACCGCCGTCGCTGCTGCCGACCTGGTCATGATCCTGACCCCGGACGAATTCCAGGGCACCCTGTACAAGAACGAGATCGAACCGAACATCAAGAAAGGCGCGACCCTGGCCTTCTCCCACGGCTTCTCGATCCACTACAACCAAGTCGTTCCACGTGGCGACCTCGACGTGATCATGATCGCGCCGAAGGCTCCGGGCCACACCGTGCGCTCCGAGTTCGTCAAGGGCGGCGGTATTCCTGACCTGATCGCGGTCTACCAGGACGCTTCGGGCAACGCCAAGAACGTCGCACTGTCGTACGCCGCTGGCGTCGGTGGTGGCCGTACCGGCATCATCGAAACCACCTTCAAGGACGAGACCGAAACCGACCTGTTCGGTGAGCAGGCCGTTCTGTGCGGCGGTACCGTCGAGCTGGTCAAGGCCGGTTTCGAAACCCTGGTCGAAGCAGGCTACGCGCCTGAAATGGCCTACTTCGAGTGCCTGCACGAGCTGAAGCTGATCGTTGACCTCATGTACGAAGGCGGCATCGCCAACATGAACTACTCGATCTCCAACAACGCCGAGTACGGTGAGTACGTCACCGGTCCTGAGGTCATCAACGAAGAATCCCGCAAGGCCATGCGCAACGCTCTGAAGCGCATCCAGGACGGCGAATACGCGAAGATGTTCATCAGCGAAGGTGCGACCAACTACCCTTCGATGACCGCCAAGCGTCGTAACAACGCCGCCCACGGCATCGAAATCATCGGCGAGCAACTGCGCTCGATGATGCCTTGGATCTCGGCCAACAAGATCGTCGACAAGACCAAGAACTGA
- the pssA gene encoding CDP-diacylglycerol--serine O-phosphatidyltransferase codes for MSERPEEPNKPSDAESLLPVDEHVEEGHDAEGRKVRHRGIYLLPNLFTTANLFAGFYSIINSISAQSALSAGDPREASKYFAFAAIAIFVAMVLDSLDGRVARMTNTQSAFGAEYDSLSDMVAFGVAPALLAFGWALGDMGKVGWMVAFIYVAGAALRLARFNTQVGTADKRYFIGLASPAAAGVVAGTVWAFSDYGIQGSKLSFLVALLVAAAGMLMVSNIKYNSFKELDLKGRVPFVAILAVVLVFAVVFSDPPRILLLIFLGYAVSGPVQYLLRGRRRKV; via the coding sequence ATGAGCGAACGTCCCGAAGAGCCGAACAAGCCCTCCGACGCCGAAAGCCTGCTACCTGTCGATGAGCATGTTGAGGAAGGTCACGACGCCGAAGGGCGCAAGGTCCGGCATCGCGGCATCTACTTGTTGCCCAACCTCTTCACCACCGCCAACCTGTTCGCCGGTTTCTACTCGATCATCAACTCCATCAGTGCGCAGAGCGCCCTGAGCGCAGGCGACCCGCGCGAGGCGAGCAAGTACTTCGCCTTCGCCGCTATCGCCATCTTCGTCGCCATGGTTCTGGACAGCCTCGATGGCCGTGTGGCGCGGATGACCAACACGCAGAGCGCCTTCGGTGCCGAGTACGACTCGTTGTCGGACATGGTTGCCTTCGGTGTGGCGCCGGCACTGCTGGCCTTTGGTTGGGCATTGGGTGACATGGGCAAGGTCGGCTGGATGGTCGCCTTCATCTATGTGGCCGGCGCAGCGTTGCGTCTGGCGCGTTTCAACACCCAGGTCGGCACCGCCGACAAACGCTACTTCATCGGTCTGGCCAGCCCGGCTGCCGCAGGTGTGGTGGCGGGGACCGTCTGGGCCTTCAGCGACTACGGTATCCAGGGCTCGAAACTGTCGTTCCTGGTGGCGCTGCTGGTGGCGGCTGCAGGCATGCTGATGGTCAGCAATATCAAGTACAACAGCTTCAAGGAGCTGGATCTCAAGGGGCGCGTACCTTTTGTTGCGATCCTGGCCGTGGTGCTGGTGTTCGCCGTGGTGTTCAGCGATCCACCACGGATTCTGCTGCTGATCTTCCTCGGCTATGCGGTTTCAGGCCCAGTGCAGTACTTGCTGCGCGGTCGTCGTCGCAAAGTCTGA
- the msrP gene encoding protein-methionine-sulfoxide reductase catalytic subunit MsrP translates to MLIKLPKSSDCNESDVTPESVYFSRRSVLGASLAGFALGALPVLGQAAEASRYADVEAGSTPGWFKDKLGATRWQAVTVKDEAITPFKDATHYNNFYEFGPDKGDPAANAGSLKTEPWSVVVDGEVGKPGRYALEDFVKPLQLEERIYRLRCVEAWSMVIPWLGFPLSEVLKQVEPTSKARYVRFETLQDPKSMPGQRSGFALIDWPYVEGLRLDEAMNPLAILAVGMYGRELPNQNGAPLRLVVPWKYGFKSIKSIVRISLVAEQPKTTWQGLAPNEYGFYANVNPQVDHPRWSQARERRLPSGLFSPNVRTTQMFNGYEEEVASLYSGLDLRKNY, encoded by the coding sequence ATGCTCATCAAGCTTCCCAAGTCGTCCGATTGCAACGAATCGGACGTTACCCCCGAAAGTGTCTATTTCTCTCGCCGCTCTGTATTGGGTGCCTCTCTAGCCGGGTTTGCGTTGGGCGCTTTGCCCGTGCTCGGCCAGGCCGCCGAGGCTTCACGCTATGCTGACGTGGAAGCGGGTTCGACACCTGGCTGGTTCAAGGACAAGCTCGGTGCGACGCGCTGGCAGGCCGTGACGGTCAAGGATGAGGCAATCACGCCGTTCAAGGACGCTACCCACTACAACAACTTCTACGAGTTCGGACCCGACAAGGGCGACCCGGCGGCCAATGCCGGTAGCCTCAAGACCGAACCCTGGAGCGTGGTGGTCGATGGCGAGGTCGGCAAGCCTGGGCGCTACGCGCTGGAAGATTTCGTCAAGCCCCTGCAGCTTGAAGAGCGCATCTATAGGCTGCGTTGCGTCGAGGCCTGGTCGATGGTCATCCCCTGGCTGGGCTTTCCGCTGTCCGAGGTGCTCAAGCAGGTCGAGCCAACTTCCAAGGCTCGCTATGTGCGTTTCGAAACGCTGCAGGACCCCAAGAGCATGCCGGGCCAACGTTCGGGCTTTGCCCTGATCGACTGGCCTTACGTGGAAGGGTTGCGCCTGGATGAGGCGATGAACCCGCTCGCGATCCTGGCGGTTGGCATGTATGGGCGCGAACTGCCCAACCAGAATGGAGCACCACTGCGTCTGGTGGTGCCATGGAAGTACGGGTTCAAGAGCATCAAGTCGATCGTGCGCATCAGTCTGGTGGCCGAGCAACCGAAGACCACTTGGCAGGGGCTGGCGCCGAACGAGTATGGCTTCTATGCCAACGTCAATCCTCAGGTCGATCACCCGCGTTGGAGCCAGGCGCGTGAGCGGCGGCTGCCCAGTGGCCTGTTCAGCCCCAATGTGCGAACCACTCAGATGTTCAATGGCTATGAGGAGGAGGTTGCCTCTCTTTATAGCGGTCTCGATCTTCGGAAGAACTACTGA
- the msrQ gene encoding protein-methionine-sulfoxide reductase heme-binding subunit MsrQ has protein sequence MRYPWFRLAIFIVGCLFPAWWLYEAATNLLGPDPGKILVDRLGLGALVFLLVTLGMSPLQRLTGWGGWIVARRQLGLWCFAYIVLHMTAYMVFILGLDWGQLGVELRKRPYIIVGVIAFLGLLALAVTSNRYSQRRLGARWKKLHKLVYVILGLGLLHFLWIVRSDLQEWAIYAGVGALLMVMRVPPVWRRVPRLIGRRA, from the coding sequence ATGCGTTATCCCTGGTTTCGCTTGGCGATTTTCATCGTTGGCTGCCTGTTTCCGGCCTGGTGGTTGTATGAGGCGGCTACGAACCTGCTTGGGCCGGATCCGGGGAAAATTCTGGTAGACAGGTTGGGGCTCGGTGCGCTGGTGTTCCTGCTGGTGACCTTGGGCATGAGCCCTCTGCAGCGTCTGACGGGGTGGGGTGGTTGGATCGTCGCGCGGCGACAGCTCGGATTGTGGTGTTTTGCCTATATCGTCCTGCACATGACGGCCTATATGGTCTTCATCCTTGGGCTCGACTGGGGGCAGCTTGGCGTCGAGTTGCGCAAGCGACCTTATATCATCGTCGGGGTTATCGCCTTCCTGGGGCTGCTGGCCTTGGCGGTGACCTCCAACCGTTATAGCCAGAGACGGCTCGGTGCGCGCTGGAAGAAGCTGCACAAACTGGTCTATGTGATTCTCGGCCTGGGCTTGCTGCATTTCCTGTGGATTGTGCGTTCGGACCTGCAGGAGTGGGCTATCTATGCCGGGGTAGGGGCGCTGCTGATGGTGATGCGGGTCCCACCGGTATGGCGGCGGGTGCCTCGTCTGATAGGCCGGCGCGCTTAA
- a CDS encoding paraquat-inducible protein A, producing the protein MSNPADPEALASLPLEDLVACHECDLLLRKPVLQHGEKAQCPRCGYELYAHRYNVVNRSLALVLTALFLYIPANFLPIMQLHLLGQTADDTVWSGVLGLYNSEMRGVAIVVFLCSMAIPLLKLLCQLLVLLSIRLNIGRGHGLLFYRIYHHLREWGMLEVYFMGVLVAIVKLVDLAQLTVGLGLFCFISLLLVQVWLEVVMSPHQIWVALSGEDTHAGD; encoded by the coding sequence ATGTCCAACCCTGCCGATCCCGAAGCGCTGGCCAGCCTGCCGCTGGAAGACCTCGTGGCTTGTCACGAGTGTGACCTGCTGCTGCGCAAGCCTGTGCTGCAGCATGGCGAGAAAGCCCAGTGTCCGCGCTGTGGCTACGAGCTCTATGCGCATCGTTACAATGTCGTCAATCGCAGCCTCGCGCTGGTGCTGACCGCGCTGTTTCTTTATATCCCGGCCAATTTCCTGCCTATCATGCAACTGCACCTGCTCGGCCAGACCGCTGACGACACGGTGTGGAGTGGTGTTCTGGGCCTGTACAACTCTGAAATGCGTGGCGTCGCCATTGTGGTGTTCCTGTGCAGCATGGCTATTCCGTTGCTCAAGCTGCTGTGCCAACTCCTGGTACTGCTGAGCATTCGCCTGAATATCGGTCGTGGTCATGGCCTGTTGTTCTATCGCATCTATCATCACCTGCGGGAGTGGGGGATGCTCGAGGTGTACTTCATGGGCGTGCTGGTAGCGATCGTCAAGCTGGTCGACCTGGCGCAACTGACCGTCGGGCTCGGTTTGTTCTGCTTTATCAGCCTGTTGCTGGTGCAGGTCTGGCTGGAGGTGGTGATGTCGCCGCATCAGATATGGGTAGCGCTCTCCGGGGAGGATACCCATGCGGGCGATTGA